The Flaviramulus sp. BrNp1-15 genome has a window encoding:
- a CDS encoding YfhO family protein translates to MQFSIKKTLPHLLVLVGFIVLALAYFNPVLKGKEIYQNDIVQFIGMSKQQKDFKAKTGEETYWTNSAFGGMPTYQLGAKYPHNYIKKLDLALRFLPRPADYLFLYLLSFYILLLVLKVDFKLAALGAIAFGFSTYLIIILGVGHNSKAHAIAYMPLVLSGILLVFQKKYILGFLLTTIAMGLELVANHFQMTYYLMFLVIVLGIAYLIDAYRKKMLPHYFKSIGILVGAVAISIALNATNILATNQYVKESKRSKSELTINADGSPKEITSGLDKDYITQFSYGIWETFNLYIPRFMGGGNGEDVGKDSATYEAFRKLGATTSQALQESKRAPLYWGEQPIVEAPAYVGAVILFLFVFALFLVKGRLKWWLVGGTVFSLLLSYGKNLGFLTDFFIDYVPLYNKFRAVTSIQVILELCIPALTIFGLVRLFNDFEKKEDKLKALKYSTIITGGIALVFLLFKSSLFDFVGVNDGFYRQNYGPDFVDALKTDRKSVFTQDTIRTLVLVLLSAGAIFMFLKDKLKEKWVIVSFGVLILFDLVGVDRRYVNNDDFVSGIAMNKPFQANEVDKHILKDTSHFRVFDLVSGPSKPSYFHNSLNGYNAAELRRYSEVFEWYVSKNNINVLNMLNTKYVIAQDEQGNLFPYENDEANGNAWFIESLEKIDTPDQEIKLLDSLDNKQKAIYTSHKTDEDVINRYVVDSLSSIKLIEVKPNYLKYESNNSNDGFAVFSEIYYPEGWKTYIDGQEATHMRVNYILRGMKIPAGKHTIEFKFDPEVVKTGSSIALASSVLLGLLLIGGLFYEFKKQKSA, encoded by the coding sequence ATGCAATTTTCAATAAAAAAAACACTTCCACACTTACTTGTTTTAGTAGGTTTTATAGTTCTTGCTTTGGCTTATTTTAATCCTGTTTTAAAAGGAAAAGAAATATATCAAAACGATATCGTGCAGTTTATAGGCATGAGCAAACAACAAAAAGATTTTAAAGCTAAAACGGGCGAGGAGACTTATTGGACAAATAGTGCGTTTGGTGGCATGCCAACCTATCAATTAGGAGCAAAATATCCGCATAATTACATTAAAAAACTAGATTTAGCACTTCGTTTTTTACCAAGACCAGCAGATTATTTATTTCTTTATTTGTTGAGCTTTTATATACTACTATTAGTATTAAAAGTAGATTTTAAACTCGCTGCCCTTGGTGCTATAGCCTTTGGGTTTTCTACATATTTAATAATTATTTTAGGTGTAGGCCATAACAGTAAAGCACATGCCATTGCTTATATGCCTTTGGTTTTAAGTGGAATATTACTGGTTTTTCAGAAGAAATATATACTAGGTTTTCTGCTCACAACTATTGCTATGGGATTAGAACTCGTGGCTAATCATTTTCAAATGACCTATTACCTCATGTTTTTGGTTATTGTTTTAGGCATTGCGTATTTAATTGATGCTTATAGAAAGAAAATGCTACCACATTATTTTAAATCAATTGGTATTTTGGTTGGTGCTGTGGCGATTTCTATAGCGTTAAATGCGACTAATATATTAGCAACTAATCAATATGTAAAAGAAAGTAAGCGTAGTAAAAGTGAATTAACTATAAATGCTGATGGTTCGCCAAAAGAAATAACCTCAGGTTTAGATAAAGATTATATTACGCAGTTTAGTTATGGTATTTGGGAAACATTCAATCTTTATATTCCACGATTTATGGGTGGTGGCAATGGCGAAGATGTTGGGAAAGATTCTGCAACTTACGAAGCTTTTAGGAAACTAGGAGCTACTACGAGTCAAGCTTTACAAGAATCTAAACGTGCACCTTTATATTGGGGTGAGCAACCTATTGTAGAAGCACCTGCTTATGTAGGAGCGGTGATTTTATTTCTTTTTGTATTTGCTTTGTTTTTGGTAAAAGGACGTTTAAAATGGTGGCTAGTAGGCGGAACAGTTTTTTCTCTTCTACTGTCTTATGGAAAGAACTTGGGCTTTTTAACGGATTTCTTCATAGATTATGTACCACTTTACAATAAGTTTAGAGCAGTAACTTCTATCCAAGTTATTTTAGAATTATGTATTCCTGCTTTAACAATTTTTGGTTTAGTTCGATTATTCAATGATTTTGAAAAGAAAGAAGACAAGCTAAAAGCATTAAAGTATTCAACAATTATAACAGGAGGAATTGCTCTAGTTTTCTTATTGTTTAAATCCTCATTATTTGATTTTGTTGGAGTAAATGATGGATTTTACCGTCAGAATTACGGACCAGATTTTGTTGATGCATTAAAGACGGATAGAAAATCTGTTTTTACTCAAGATACCATAAGAACATTGGTTTTAGTTTTGCTTTCTGCTGGAGCCATATTTATGTTTTTAAAAGATAAATTGAAAGAAAAATGGGTGATTGTATCTTTTGGGGTGTTAATTCTTTTTGATTTAGTTGGTGTTGACAGACGCTATGTAAATAACGATGATTTTGTGTCAGGAATAGCCATGAATAAACCGTTTCAGGCGAATGAAGTAGATAAACACATTTTAAAAGACACGTCACATTTTAGAGTGTTTGATTTAGTTTCGGGGCCTTCAAAACCGTCATATTTTCATAATTCATTAAATGGGTATAACGCAGCAGAATTAAGGCGTTATAGCGAGGTTTTTGAGTGGTATGTTTCAAAAAATAACATTAACGTACTTAACATGTTAAACACTAAGTACGTTATTGCGCAAGATGAACAAGGGAATCTATTTCCTTATGAGAATGATGAAGCCAACGGAAATGCTTGGTTTATTGAGAGTTTAGAAAAGATAGATACACCAGACCAAGAAATTAAGCTTTTAGACTCTTTAGATAATAAACAAAAGGCGATCTATACTTCCCATAAAACTGATGAAGATGTTATAAATAGATATGTTGTTGACTCATTATCATCAATTAAATTAATTGAAGTAAAACCAAACTACTTAAAATACGAATCTAATAACTCAAACGATGGTTTTGCGGTGTTTTCTGAGATTTATTATCCAGAAGGCTGGAAAACTTATATAGATGGGCAAGAAGCAACTCACATGCGGGTGAATTATATTTTGCGTGGTATGAAAATACCAGCAGGAAAACATACTATAGAGTTTAAGTTCGATCCAGAAGTTGTAAAAACAGGTAGTAGTATTGCACTTGCAAGTTCTGTTTTGTTAGGACTACTTTTAATAGGAGGTCTGTTTTATGAGTTTAAGAAGCAAAAAAGTGCCTAA
- a CDS encoding PID-CTERM protein-sorting domain-containing protein, producing MKNNNKKYSKVFALILMVLAFTFTSNSHATSGNWFSNWWGSWGNNNHHTHYRGCGHSGYGGGNYHTHYRGCGHSGYGGGRHHTHYRGCGHSSYGGGNQHTHYRGCGHDGGGNQGGGDSIPLDGGLSILLIGAAAFGVKKLRGNKNDKN from the coding sequence ATGAAAAATAATAATAAAAAATATTCAAAAGTATTTGCTTTAATTCTAATGGTTTTAGCTTTTACATTTACATCTAATTCTCATGCAACTTCTGGTAATTGGTTTAGCAACTGGTGGGGAAGTTGGGGTAATAATAACCATCATACTCATTACCGTGGATGTGGACATTCTGGATATGGCGGTGGAAATTATCATACACATTACCGTGGATGTGGGCATTCAGGTTACGGTGGTGGAAGACATCATACACATTATCGTGGTTGTGGACACTCAAGTTATGGAGGAGGAAATCAACACACTCATTACAGAGGATGTGGGCATGATGGAGGTGGAAATCAAGGCGGAGGAGACTCTATACCTCTAGATGGAGGTCTTAGTATTTTACTAATAGGGGCTGCTGCTTTTGGAGTTAAAAAGTTACGAGGAAATAAAAATGATAAAAATTAG
- a CDS encoding DUF4834 family protein codes for MGLLRTILIIALVYYGIKILSRIFAPFLLKYAAKKAEQRFGDQFGRAKQDVPKKEGEITIDKIPNTKTSNKNVGEYVDYEEID; via the coding sequence ATGGGTTTATTAAGAACCATACTTATTATTGCATTGGTTTATTATGGTATAAAGATTCTTTCAAGAATTTTTGCTCCATTTTTATTAAAATATGCCGCTAAAAAAGCAGAACAACGTTTTGGAGATCAATTTGGAAGAGCAAAACAAGATGTCCCTAAAAAAGAAGGCGAAATCACTATCGATAAAATACCAAATACTAAGACTTCAAATAAAAATGTTGGGGAATATGTAGATTACGAAGAAATTGATTAA
- a CDS encoding archaeosortase/exosortase family protein, with the protein MIKISSLKNKIPLPIRLFLGKAFLLFVIWKIIYSFFLYDSKVLDYPLTTHVAEASTKFLNSSGFLSGFSTNRTTRTSVYEGELISHEASEIFHNNKLVLYIADGCNGLELMVLYIGFIICMPSKIWRKILYIILGVALLDIINILRCVGLIYLREYFQAYFQFAHHYLFKVMVYGATFLIWKFYSRKIQFKNELVQVG; encoded by the coding sequence ATGATAAAAATTAGTTCTTTAAAAAATAAAATCCCATTACCAATAAGGCTTTTTTTAGGAAAAGCCTTTTTGCTTTTTGTAATATGGAAAATTATTTATAGCTTTTTTTTATATGATTCAAAAGTTTTAGACTACCCATTGACAACTCATGTTGCTGAAGCTTCTACGAAATTTTTAAATAGTTCTGGTTTTTTAAGTGGTTTTTCTACAAATAGAACAACTAGAACATCTGTATATGAGGGAGAACTAATAAGTCATGAAGCTTCAGAAATATTCCATAACAATAAATTGGTATTATATATAGCAGATGGTTGTAATGGTTTAGAATTAATGGTTTTGTACATAGGTTTTATCATTTGTATGCCTTCTAAAATTTGGCGCAAAATACTTTATATTATTCTGGGAGTTGCTTTATTAGACATCATCAATATATTAAGATGTGTTGGTTTAATTTATCTGCGTGAATATTTTCAAGCCTATTTCCAGTTTGCTCATCATTACTTGTTTAAAGTTATGGTTTATGGAGCTACTTTTTTAATTTGGAAATTCTATTCACGTAAAATTCAGTTTAAAAATGAACTTGTACAAGTCGGATAA
- a CDS encoding transporter, giving the protein MNLHKSILLFLLSLATTKGFCQYTDVINSNRPGVSRSAFSVGTNVAQLEVGPYIINEERTPAPSYEVSGLGIDFAARYGLLFEELELNIEGTFQSDTKTNTTSFAAEDKRANFKFLTVGAKYLIFDPYKNAEEDKPNLYSWKANRRFKWKSLIPAVSVYVGANFDTKDNPYIAPGIEGFSPKVMVATQNNFAGGWVFVLNLIKDRIGTEQSDFQYILTLTHSFSPKWVIFGETQGIKSDFYADNLLRFGGAYLFGKDFQLDTAITFNTKDTPSVFAVTLGGSYRLDFHRDKEIDNGTSAEDEAERRSNRKGKKRKKKDSADTNDGVKKRKKDDIDFDD; this is encoded by the coding sequence ATGAACCTACACAAATCTATCCTACTTTTTTTACTAAGTTTAGCAACTACAAAAGGGTTTTGTCAATACACAGATGTAATAAACTCTAACCGCCCTGGAGTTTCCAGAAGTGCTTTTTCGGTTGGAACAAATGTGGCTCAATTAGAAGTTGGCCCATACATAATAAATGAAGAGAGAACTCCTGCTCCATCTTATGAAGTATCTGGTCTGGGAATTGATTTTGCTGCTCGATATGGTCTATTATTTGAAGAATTAGAATTAAATATAGAAGGTACTTTTCAAAGCGACACAAAAACAAATACAACAAGCTTTGCTGCCGAAGATAAACGAGCAAACTTTAAGTTTTTAACTGTTGGTGCAAAATATTTAATCTTTGACCCTTACAAAAATGCTGAAGAAGACAAACCAAATCTTTATAGTTGGAAAGCTAACCGTCGTTTTAAATGGAAATCGTTAATTCCAGCCGTATCGGTTTATGTAGGTGCTAATTTTGACACTAAGGATAATCCTTATATAGCTCCAGGTATTGAAGGTTTTAGCCCTAAAGTTATGGTGGCTACTCAAAACAACTTTGCTGGTGGTTGGGTATTTGTACTTAATTTGATAAAAGACAGAATTGGAACTGAACAATCAGATTTTCAATACATATTAACTTTAACACATTCATTCAGTCCAAAATGGGTTATTTTTGGCGAAACACAAGGTATTAAAAGTGATTTTTATGCCGATAATCTTTTAAGATTTGGTGGCGCTTATTTATTTGGAAAAGATTTTCAGTTAGATACTGCAATAACATTTAACACAAAAGACACCCCATCTGTTTTTGCTGTAACACTGGGTGGATCTTACAGATTGGATTTTCATAGAGATAAAGAAATAGATAACGGAACATCTGCTGAAGATGAAGCAGAAAGACGATCTAATAGAAAAGGTAAAAAGAGAAAGAAAAAAGACAGCGCTGATACCAATGATGGTGTCAAAAAAAGAAAGAAAGACGATATAGATTTTGATGATTAA
- a CDS encoding GNAT family N-acetyltransferase encodes MVILKEVKTKKDLKAFVKFPFKLYKDSKYWVPPIISQEIKTFNKKENPVFNDAEAKLFLAYKNNEIVGRIAAIINWLEVKSQDQKKMRFGWFDFVDDLDVSQTLLDQVEKIGKTHSLNYTEGPVGFSNLDKVGVMTEGFESIAPMITWYNHPYYVKHYEAAGYKVEKSYSESTFPFKNVKPEFFKKAQELIKRRYQLKALKLTKTAEVMPYADKMFDLFNESYASLSSFVAINDIQKEYFKKKFISFVNPEYIKFVVDKDDKMVGFAIVMPAFAKALQKTKGKLFPFGFRHILHAKKHSKDVIFYLIGIHPDYQNKGVHAVIFNEYYETFKEKGIETCFRTPELEDNIAIHQIWKHFDPVVYKRRKTFRKDVA; translated from the coding sequence ATGGTTATATTAAAAGAAGTAAAAACTAAAAAAGATTTAAAGGCTTTTGTAAAATTCCCCTTTAAATTATACAAAGACTCTAAATACTGGGTTCCTCCTATTATTAGTCAAGAAATTAAAACATTTAACAAAAAAGAAAACCCTGTTTTTAATGATGCCGAAGCTAAGTTATTTCTAGCCTATAAAAACAATGAAATAGTTGGTAGAATTGCTGCTATAATTAATTGGTTAGAGGTAAAAAGTCAAGATCAGAAAAAAATGCGTTTTGGTTGGTTTGATTTTGTAGATGATTTAGATGTGTCTCAAACACTTTTAGACCAAGTAGAAAAAATTGGAAAAACCCATAGTTTAAATTACACCGAAGGTCCTGTAGGATTTTCAAATTTAGATAAGGTTGGTGTTATGACCGAAGGTTTCGAATCTATTGCACCAATGATTACCTGGTACAATCATCCATATTACGTTAAACATTATGAAGCTGCTGGATATAAGGTTGAAAAATCATATTCTGAAAGCACGTTTCCTTTTAAAAATGTAAAGCCAGAATTCTTTAAAAAAGCACAGGAGTTAATTAAAAGGCGCTACCAGCTTAAAGCACTAAAACTTACTAAAACAGCCGAGGTTATGCCTTATGCAGATAAAATGTTTGATTTGTTTAATGAAAGTTACGCATCTCTATCCTCATTTGTGGCTATTAACGATATTCAAAAAGAATATTTTAAAAAGAAGTTTATAAGTTTTGTAAATCCAGAATACATCAAATTTGTAGTAGATAAAGATGATAAAATGGTTGGTTTTGCTATTGTTATGCCAGCTTTTGCAAAAGCATTACAAAAAACTAAGGGTAAGTTATTCCCATTTGGCTTCAGGCACATTCTACACGCAAAAAAACATAGTAAAGACGTTATTTTTTATTTAATAGGTATTCATCCAGATTATCAAAACAAAGGTGTTCATGCGGTAATTTTTAATGAATACTACGAAACATTTAAAGAAAAAGGTATTGAAACTTGTTTTAGAACACCAGAATTAGAAGATAATATAGCAATCCATCAAATCTGGAAACACTTTGATCCTGTTGTTTATAAACGAAGAAAAACCTTTAGAAAAGATGTTGCATAA
- a CDS encoding aminotransferase class I/II-fold pyridoxal phosphate-dependent enzyme, whose protein sequence is MKDLFDKIYKDKGPLGKWASQAEGYFVFPKLEGEISNRMKFQGKEVITWSINDYLGLANHPEVRKVDAEAAAQYGSAYPMGARMMSGHTDLHEKLQNELASFVKKEAAYLLNFGYQGMVSTIDALVSKDDIIVYDVDAHACIIDGVRLHMGKRFTYKHNDVESLEKNLERATKMAEQTGGGILVISEGVFGMRGEQGRLKEIVELKKKFNFRLFVDDAHGFGTLGATGAGAGEEQGVQDDIDVYFATFAKSMASTGAFIAGDQEIIDYLKYNLRSQMFAKSLQMQLVVGALKRLEMLKTMPELKQNLWTVVNALQSGLKDRGFDIGTTQSCVTPVYLKGSIPEAMALVKDLRENYGIFCSIVVYPVIPKGLILLRMIPTATHTLQDVEETLDAFDAIRERLDNGTYKRLSAAVLAAMGE, encoded by the coding sequence ATGAAAGATTTATTTGATAAAATTTATAAAGACAAAGGACCATTAGGTAAATGGGCTTCTCAAGCAGAAGGTTACTTTGTATTTCCTAAATTAGAAGGAGAAATTTCTAACCGAATGAAATTTCAAGGTAAAGAGGTTATCACATGGAGTATTAATGACTATTTAGGTTTAGCAAATCACCCAGAAGTAAGAAAAGTAGATGCTGAGGCAGCTGCTCAATATGGTTCTGCTTACCCTATGGGAGCAAGAATGATGTCTGGTCATACTGATTTACATGAAAAACTTCAAAATGAATTAGCATCTTTTGTAAAAAAGGAAGCTGCTTATCTTTTAAATTTTGGTTACCAAGGTATGGTGTCTACCATTGACGCGTTGGTATCTAAAGACGACATTATTGTTTATGACGTAGATGCTCACGCTTGTATAATTGATGGTGTGCGTTTACACATGGGTAAACGTTTTACTTATAAGCATAATGATGTTGAAAGTCTTGAGAAAAACTTAGAACGTGCTACTAAAATGGCAGAACAAACTGGAGGAGGAATTTTAGTTATTTCTGAAGGTGTTTTTGGAATGCGTGGAGAGCAAGGGCGTTTAAAAGAAATTGTAGAACTAAAAAAGAAATTTAATTTCAGGTTATTTGTTGATGATGCTCATGGTTTTGGAACTTTAGGTGCAACTGGAGCAGGAGCAGGAGAAGAGCAAGGTGTTCAAGACGATATTGATGTGTATTTTGCAACTTTTGCAAAGTCTATGGCTAGTACAGGTGCATTTATTGCTGGAGACCAAGAAATAATAGATTATTTAAAATATAATTTGCGTTCGCAAATGTTCGCAAAATCATTACAAATGCAACTTGTAGTCGGTGCATTAAAGCGTTTAGAAATGCTTAAAACGATGCCAGAATTAAAACAAAATTTATGGACGGTAGTTAATGCATTACAGTCTGGTTTAAAAGATCGTGGTTTTGATATTGGTACAACTCAAAGTTGTGTAACGCCTGTATACTTAAAAGGAAGTATTCCTGAAGCTATGGCTTTAGTTAAAGATTTACGTGAAAATTACGGAATATTCTGTTCTATAGTAGTTTATCCTGTGATACCTAAAGGATTAATTTTACTAAGAATGATTCCTACTGCAACGCATACTTTACAAGATGTTGAAGAAACTTTAGATGCTTTTGATGCTATTAGAGAACGTTTAGATAACGGAACTTACAAGCGCCTTTCTGCGGCTGTTTTAGCGGCAATGGGAGAGTAA
- a CDS encoding glycosyltransferase family 4 protein has product MSLRSKKVPKKVLIITYYWPPAGGPGVQRWLKFVKYLPEFGIEPIIYIPDNPNYPIVDQSLVAEVSKEVTILKQSINEPYRWAGFLSKKSSKTISKGIIPEQKKQRFIEKAMLYIRGNFFIPDARKSWVKPSVSFLSHYISKEHIDTIITTGPPHSLHLIGLKLKERLGVKWIADFRDPWTTIGYHKQLKLTETSKKKHKALERQVLNTADQIVVTSFTTKTEFKAITNKPIEVVTNGYDDETSVEDFQRDSKFTLSHIGSLLSKRNPEILWKALSELVQENESFSKDFQLNFIGSISENVLNSIQIYNLSNYVNNAGYVSHKEAVVFQKKSQVLLLIEINSEDTKCIIPGKLFEYMVSNRPIIAIGPNDSDVEKIIKETNTGNYFNYTDSKSLKKVILEHYNAFQSNTLQTHPIGLQKYHRKALTQTLSKLL; this is encoded by the coding sequence ATGAGTTTAAGAAGCAAAAAAGTGCCTAAAAAAGTACTTATTATTACGTATTATTGGCCACCAGCAGGTGGTCCTGGAGTACAACGCTGGTTAAAATTTGTAAAGTATTTACCAGAGTTTGGTATAGAACCTATTATTTATATTCCTGACAACCCTAACTATCCTATAGTTGATCAAAGTTTAGTTGCCGAAGTTTCAAAAGAGGTTACCATTTTAAAGCAGTCTATTAACGAGCCTTATAGATGGGCAGGTTTTCTATCCAAAAAATCATCAAAAACTATAAGTAAAGGTATAATTCCAGAACAAAAAAAACAGCGTTTTATAGAAAAAGCAATGTTATATATTCGTGGAAATTTTTTTATACCAGATGCCCGAAAAAGCTGGGTAAAACCATCGGTTTCTTTCCTTAGTCATTACATTTCTAAAGAACATATTGATACCATTATAACTACTGGTCCGCCACATAGTTTACATCTTATAGGTTTAAAATTAAAGGAAAGGTTAGGAGTAAAGTGGATTGCAGATTTTAGAGACCCGTGGACAACCATCGGTTATCATAAACAATTAAAGCTAACTGAAACTTCAAAAAAGAAACACAAAGCTTTAGAACGTCAGGTTTTAAATACTGCAGACCAAATTGTAGTAACGAGTTTTACAACTAAAACAGAATTTAAAGCCATAACAAATAAACCTATTGAAGTTGTAACGAATGGTTATGATGATGAAACATCTGTTGAAGATTTTCAAAGGGATTCTAAATTCACATTGTCACATATTGGGTCTTTATTATCTAAACGGAATCCGGAAATTTTATGGAAGGCATTGAGTGAATTAGTGCAAGAAAACGAATCGTTTTCAAAAGATTTTCAGCTTAATTTTATAGGTTCTATTAGTGAAAATGTATTAAATTCTATTCAAATTTATAATTTAAGTAATTATGTTAATAATGCGGGTTATGTGTCACATAAAGAAGCAGTTGTGTTTCAGAAAAAATCACAAGTATTATTGCTTATTGAAATAAATTCTGAAGATACTAAATGCATTATTCCTGGGAAGCTTTTCGAATATATGGTTTCTAACAGACCAATTATTGCTATAGGTCCTAACGACTCCGATGTTGAAAAAATCATTAAAGAAACCAATACAGGAAACTACTTTAATTATACAGATTCCAAATCGTTAAAAAAAGTTATATTAGAGCATTATAATGCTTTTCAAAGTAACACTTTACAAACGCATCCAATAGGATTACAAAAATACCATAGAAAAGCGCTTACGCAAACCCTATCTAAATTATTATAA
- a CDS encoding oligosaccharide flippase family protein, whose amino-acid sequence MGIVASQSFKNMVSTYAGFVLGAINTLFLYTEFLSVEYYGMVGYMLSLAFVIMPLMAFGVHNTLVKFYSAFKTRLSLNSFLTLMLFLPVLLIIPLSLITYLGYNTIGDFLSNTNAIIKNYLWHTFIVAVSLAYFEVFYAWSKVQMQTVFGNFMKEVFHRAGTMTILFLLYFKVLDLEQFMWALVAIYVLRMLIMMVYAFSIKLPVITFKRVSNIKSILKYSFLIIIAGSIATVILDVDKVMLGHYINIKEIAYYNVAIFIAAVIAVPQRSMHQILMPLSAKYLNEKDFKGLEDLYIRSSLNLFIVGGFIFLLIILNINQLYHIIPSEFSGGLFVVLIISLSKLYDTALGSNNAILFNSDYYRMVLVLGVILVVLIVLLNMYFIPLFGINGSAIATFLAIFIYNSIKLFFVYKKFKIFPFTINSIKIGALILVCILLFYFWDFPFNPFVNIALKSILMTALYAFVVLKYNFSEDISLLVKRYLKFK is encoded by the coding sequence ATGGGAATAGTTGCTTCACAATCCTTTAAAAACATGGTGTCTACCTATGCTGGTTTTGTACTTGGAGCTATTAATACCCTGTTTCTTTACACCGAATTTTTAAGCGTCGAATACTATGGTATGGTAGGGTATATGCTTTCTTTGGCATTTGTAATTATGCCATTAATGGCTTTTGGTGTTCATAATACATTGGTTAAGTTTTATTCTGCTTTTAAAACGCGATTATCCTTAAACAGCTTTTTAACACTTATGCTGTTTTTACCGGTATTGTTAATAATTCCGTTAAGTTTAATTACCTATTTAGGTTATAATACCATTGGTGATTTTCTATCTAATACAAATGCTATTATAAAAAATTATTTGTGGCATACCTTTATTGTAGCCGTATCTCTTGCGTATTTTGAGGTGTTTTATGCTTGGTCTAAAGTACAAATGCAAACTGTATTTGGGAATTTTATGAAAGAAGTTTTTCATAGGGCAGGAACCATGACAATTTTGTTTTTACTGTATTTTAAGGTTTTAGACCTCGAACAATTCATGTGGGCTTTAGTTGCAATTTATGTATTGAGAATGCTTATTATGATGGTTTACGCCTTTAGTATTAAACTACCAGTTATAACCTTTAAGCGTGTTAGTAACATAAAAAGCATATTAAAATACTCTTTTTTAATAATTATTGCGGGTTCTATTGCTACCGTAATTTTGGATGTAGATAAAGTAATGCTTGGACATTATATTAATATTAAAGAAATAGCGTATTACAATGTAGCCATTTTTATAGCTGCAGTAATCGCGGTACCTCAACGGTCCATGCATCAAATATTAATGCCATTATCTGCTAAATATTTAAATGAAAAAGATTTTAAAGGTTTAGAAGATTTATATATACGCAGTTCATTAAATTTATTTATTGTTGGTGGTTTCATTTTTTTATTGATTATCCTGAATATTAATCAATTGTATCATATTATTCCAAGCGAGTTTAGTGGTGGTTTGTTTGTTGTATTAATAATAAGTCTATCAAAACTTTATGATACTGCTTTAGGAAGTAATAACGCTATATTATTTAATAGTGATTATTATAGAATGGTATTGGTTTTAGGTGTTATTTTGGTGGTTTTAATAGTGTTGTTAAACATGTATTTTATTCCATTATTTGGTATTAATGGATCTGCAATAGCTACATTTTTAGCCATTTTTATATATAATTCTATAAAGTTATTTTTTGTTTACAAGAAATTCAAAATCTTTCCTTTTACTATTAATTCAATAAAAATAGGAGCGTTAATTTTAGTATGTATTTTGTTATTCTATTTTTGGGACTTTCCGTTTAACCCGTTTGTTAATATAGCGTTGAAGTCCATATTAATGACTGCCTTGTATGCTTTTGTCGTTTTAAAGTATAATTTTTCTGAAGATATTTCGCTACTTGTAAAACGTTATTTAAAATTTAAATAA